The following nucleotide sequence is from Triticum dicoccoides isolate Atlit2015 ecotype Zavitan chromosome 7B, WEW_v2.0, whole genome shotgun sequence.
ACTAGAGACGAGACTAGAGACGACACAATGTCCTATTGTATGGAGGCGGAGAAGAAAGAAGTGTGCAACCTCGAGAAGCCAATTGAGAAATCTAACAATGTTCAGAATGAAGACAGAGATAAATTATTAATCCAACTAGTCGGAGTAGTTATGAAAGTTACTTTTTTATTGAAGTGTGTATTTTTTTTCTTATAGTTTACTTTATATCGGTTTTCTTAGCGAAGAATTGGTGAATTATATACACCGTGTATCAAGATGTCATTCAATAAAATAAAAAAGTAGTTCGGTGGCCGAAAATGAAATGAATTTGGCAAAAAAAAATTACTCCACTATATTTAAGGGATCAGTAATAAACGAACAAAATTTAGTGACGTAAAAATACTTCACTAACGTTTATTTGGACGTTCACTCCTTAACTTTTTATGTCATCGGCTAGAGATAGCCTTAGCTCATAGTAGAGTACTACTTCTATTTATGTCCTTGTAATGTAGTTTGCCACTGTTTTAGTGCATACTCTAGTTAGCAATGGTACCTCGGCCGAAAGATCCCCAAGTTTTTgagtcaaaaaaagagagaaaacgcTAGCGTTTACCCGATTGATTTTCCTTGCGTCGTCCGCCGCCTCACGCGCGTGACGCATCACGCATGTCCCTTTGGAACTTCAGCCACGAACTTCAGCCACGATTGTAACATGGATCATGTTGCAGTTGCAACATGGGCTTGTGGGCTGCTTTTCCTCTTATTATCCTTATCTCCACCGATGATTCTCGTCCAGTTATTTCCCCAACATTGACTCCCCCTCTCTCTTTCATCTATTTATTTCTCACCTACCAGCCGCCAAGGCTgcctaaggctggtcgtaatgacgagtatcatatactactactatcatgtatatgatactagtgtatggtaCTATATCTGTAGTGCACACTATCATATGTTAGTATCATGGATGTCTCCATTTATTGCAACACATAGTAGCACAATATTtagtatgatacggtatcatgatatgatactcaaccctctctttcttcatttaattctataccACCTCAACAATTTGcttagttgacatgcatgatactacctatgatgctCCCATTCCGACCAGCCTAACTCATGGGCTCCCATCCTCTAGCACGCCACCATGGATGGCCTTGCCGAAGCTCGGCTCCCCGCCGTCGAACCCTTGCCACCGCTGCCATACTACTGATCCACCACTACCACAGGGGCAACCATCAGTGTCTTCAGCAAGCTGGCCGACCGGCGAGGCTCACAAGGACCACCTCGGTGGGACGAAATCGTGCCGCGGAGCAAGCTGATGACGCGAGCTCGCCGGATTATAAAGTCACTGGTGTTTTTGAAACATCGCCGATGTTGCAATTTTCCTGAAACATAATTGTTGTTGTAGAGATGTGGGTCTGTGAGCTCGCCAAATTGCACAGTTGTCGGTGTTTCTAAATCGTCTATGTTGCAATTTTTTTGAAACATCGCTGTTGTTGCGGAGACGCAGGGTACGAGCTCGTCTGATTTGGAAATTTCACCGATGTTTCTGAAATAAAGCTCTTGTTGGGAAGAAGGATCGTACGGTGGGCAATATAGATCGGACGGCTCATGAACCGGCGGATCTTTTGAAAAGATCAGCTGGCCAACTCGTAGCATGCACAAAAAGGAGGGGCCTCAGCCTCTTGTTTTCACaagcaaaagaaaaataaaaaaatcgcCGCACCAGAGTCTTTTTGAGGATCAACGTTGCCGCATTTATTTAATTGAGAGCATTCGGAATCTCGTCCGATATTACATTAAGCACATAGTCTGGGGTGATCTATGCACCAACTCTAGCTAATCTATGCATGGCAACATTAGCTGAACGACGAACCCATGAAACCTTAAACCTAGCAAACGAAGACAACATCGCCTTGAGTTCCTGTATCCACGGACCTGCACTTGACATCTCCTTATGTGGATGATTGAGCGTCTATACCACCTTTTGAGAGTCCAGCTCGACATGTACCTTCTCTGTGTTGACCTCCTGAGCCACTTGTAAGGCACGTCTACAGGCTAGAATCTCCAGCATCTCAGGGTCCACAATGCCTCGGAAATGGTGACACGGTCCAGCTCTGAAGGCGCCATTTCGGTCCCTTATCACCGCTCCAGCTCCTCCCTTTCCCCCTGACTTTGAGACAACCCCATCAGAATTAACTTTGAGCCAACCATCCTCGGGAGGTTGCCACCTTTTGCTTGATCTGAGCCCCCCCATGTGGCTTGTTTTCAGCATGGACAGGAATAGCCCTCCATTTGCTCATATGAGCCACTACCTTGGCTATGATTTCATGTGGCAGAGAGATTCTCTTCCCATCTCTAACTTCGTTTCGCGCCAACCATAGGCCATACGTCGCTTGAATCATCGCTCCCCTCTCCTCGTCAGGCGCGTCAGCAAACCAATCCAGAAGCCAGCGAGCTAAGGCGCTCTGGGAGTCGGTCGGACTCGGTGGGGTTGCCACCATAACTCCCTTCTCCAAGCATAGAAGTTGCCAGAACTGTATGGAATGTTGGCATGACCAAAATCGATGAAGCACCATTTCTTCCCGTCCACACGCAACACAAAAAGTTCCTGGTTTCATCCGTCGATGGTGCAACTCAGCCCCCACAGCTAGTCCATTTTGGATCATCCTCCACATATGAATTTTGGCCTTGGGCGGCGCGTTAGTGTCTCACAACGCCATATATCCTCTATGTTTCGCCACTGAATTCGAAGCCTCCAGTTGTCTGGTCCTCGCACTATCCAAAGACTTCCTGAGATGATAAGCAGATCTAACAGAGAAGATGTCCTTTTTTCGTGTAGTTCCAAGCAAGATAGTCTTCGGTACCCTAGCCTCCAATGGCAATTTGCTAGATATCGGCCGCATCATCATTAGAGAACATCGTCACCATACCCATATCCCAGCTTCTTCCATCCGGCGTCATCAGGTGAGCTACCTTGGTTACACCCGCCACAAAAATTTGTCCAAGGGGTCTCATGCTTCCAGCTCATGGAATCCGGTTCTCGTAGTGGATGTTCACAGCACACCCGCTGCCTATTCGCCAAATAAGCCCCTCCCGTAACAGGTCTCTCCCAAATAGTATGCTTTCGAAAGTGTGTGAGGCCGACGATGGGGCTGTAGCTGTCATGATCGAGTCCGCACAAGCATGCCTTGAGCACACGTGCACACAGGGAAGTAGGCTCTTTCAGAATCCTCCATGCTTGCTTCGCTAACAAAGTTTGGTTGAAGGCCTCTGGATCACAAAAACCCATTCCTCCATTCCTCTTCGAAACACACATCTTCTGCCAAGAGATTCAGTGTACCTTTCATTCACCACACGTTGCCGCCCACCAGAATTTAGAGAATATTGAGGTCAGGTTTCGGCATATCTTCTTCGTGAGCTGAAAACAACTCATGGTGTATGTAGGTACAGCTTGAAGCCCCCATATGATCAACACTTCCCTTGCCACCTTGGACAGCCCTTGCCCCTTCAAACCGCTTACTTTACCTTTCGCACTTTCAGTCACATATTTAAAAGTTCCCTCTTTGGATTTACCAATCAGTGTTGGAAGCCCAAGATATCTCTCGCTCAACGCCTCAGAATGGACCCCCAAAGTGTCCTTCAGCTCCATCTTGTCCTCCTCCCGGTGTCCCTTATCGAAAAAATACAGAGGACTTCTACAAGTTGACGCGTTGGCCTGATGCCTCCACATATTTTCTCAAAATTTCTTTCCGTTTCTCCATATTACTCCGTGTTCCCTCCAGAAAAACGATACTATCATCCGCAAAAGGTAGGTGCGTAACATGGGGCGAGTGCTCCAAAGGTCACGCCCTTCACTTCTCCCTCTTGTTGGGCTCTTTTGAGTAACACAGAGAAGCCCTCAACACAGAAAAGGAAACGATAGGGGGAGAGGGGGTCACCCTGCCTGAGATCTCGGGAGGGAGAGAAACCTCTAGACAATCCACCATTCATGTTAACTGAGAAGGAAACGGACTTCACGCACCTCATGATCATCAAGATCCAATCATTTGCAAAACCAATTTGTTCCATTATCTGCTGTAAAAATAACCACTCCACACGGTCATATGCCTTCATTATATCTAGCTTCACCGCACACAACGGTTTCTTACTCTTCCTTTTGCGGATAGCATGAACGATTCGTAGGCCACTAGTATATTTTCCGTGATCAAATGACCCGGGACGAAGGCACTCTGCTCCTATGAGATAAGAATCGGTAAAATACCTTACAGTCTGTTGGCTAGAACCTTCGTCGTGATCTTGTAAAGAACGTTGCATAGGCTTATGGGCCGGAATTGTGAGAGTAACTCCGGTGAGCTATACTTTGGGATCATGAATCATGGCATTAAAAGAGTCCGGCGCCGCCACACCATTTAGAAAGTCCTTCACCGCCCTACACACATCATTACGTACCAGCGACCAGTGTCGTTGATAAAAAAGAACAGGTAGTCCGTCCAGTCCCGGTGCCTTCGTCGGCCCCATCTGGAATAGTGACGCCTCAATTTCCTCGTCGGATATGGGAGCCAGGAGTTTCTCGTTCATGTCATGAGTGACTAGACGGTCAATATTCTATAATATGGTGTTAGCCTCTCGTGAACCATCCGAAGTGAAGAGGTGCTCGTAAAAAGGTCGCAGCCATGTTACGCATCTCCTCATCAACCATGCACTTTGAGCCATCATCACGCCTGAGTGCCTTAACCGTATTTTTCCTCTTCCTATGTGATGCCCTCTACTGAAAATATTGAGTGTTTTGATCTCCCGCTCGTAGCCAGTCCACTCTAGATCTCTGTCGGTACATAATCTCCTCACACGCGTAAATTTCCCTGAGTTGCTCCTCTATATCTTGGACTTCCAATGAAGACCAGGTAGAGAGAGCTCTATTTATTGCGTCCAAGAGTTGCACCCTTAGTGTTTTAATCTGTCGCCTAATGGATCCGAATACCTCCCCCACCCACCTTTGCATGGATCCAGTCATCGCGCTTAACCTGTCCCATGCAGCAGATAACCCTTGATCTCCCGTTCCTGCCGCCTCCCAGGCTTGTTCGATCATTGTCTCGTACTGTTTGTGTCTAGTCCATGCCTCCTCATACCGAAACGGCCGCTCACCCCCATTGCACCGCCTTGGAGCTGACTCCTACGCACGCACTAGGATAGCTTGGTGGTCCGATTCCTCAGTTATTATATGCTCCACTTCCATTTCCGGGTACATCTGTAAGAAACCATGATTGCATGTGGCTCAGTCTAGCCAAACCTGAATATTATCCCCACCGTCTCGCTTATTGTCCCAAGTATATGGGTTACCTGAGAAACCCAAATCTGCCAAGCCGTAGTCGGCGAGACAGTCATGGAAGTCTTCCATCTGTGAGAAGCTTCTAGGGTTGTCACCAAGCTGATCCGTCTGAAAAAGAGCCTCGTTGAATTCACCTAGGCAGATCCATGGTAGATTATCCTGGGCGCACGGGTATCGAATCACATCCCATGATCTTGTTAGAAATTCTGTTTGGGGTTCCCCATAGAATCCAGTAATTCTACAGCCTTGCCCTCACACATTACCTCTGCATCGATAAAATATTAGCTCCACGGCCTCACGTTGACCTGAATGTGCTCTCTCCACCAGAGTGCCAAACCACCACTTCACCCCGCACAGTCTACTGCAACACCACTAGTGAGCCCCAGGCTCCATTTCAGCCTGTCCATAGCCCTCGCCTTCTTTTTTGTTTCACATCAAAATACCACCACTGGGTTGTGGGACCGTATCAGGTCTCGTAATTCGCCTACTGTCGAGTCCAACCTTAGTCCTGTATAGTTCCAGACCAGAATATTCATTGCGTCCGGCGGCCCTGGTCCTCAGGGTCCGCCGATGCCTTGTTGTGTGTCGAGATGCGATCAAACACTGTAGACGTCTTGCGTCTCGTGTCGCGAATGAAAGCTTCACTGGTCATCTGCCTGTCTAGATCGTCTTTGGCAATCCACACTTGTTTTGGTCCCCTCTTCCTAGTTCCTTGCTCCATGCCTCTTTAATCATTACTATTCTGACGTGGGACATAATCCCGGCGTGGCTTCCTGACGTACCTTCCTTCTTTCCTGCCGACCGAGCCATGCCATCTTGAGCTCCCATGGCCTCCCTGTCCCCATACTGCATCTCTCCAGGTGTTGAACATATTGTGTGTCTCCAGCCGCCCACCAAAACTACCACACTGGTCCTGGTTCCCACGATTCGGTGGTGAGTATGCCACATGTTCTTTGCCCTTTCTGTCCCTTTGTCCATCTCTCTGGACCCACCCCCCGTTATTCTACTGATCAAACAATCTTTTTTTatactccttctccctcctttgttCCAAACCATGTCGCAAATCATTGTGTTGTAGAGGATCATCCTTATTTCTCCCTTTGTTCGGGCTATTAATCTCATCTCTGTATGATCGGCTACCCTCACCAGTGCGAAGGCCCGTGGTCTGAGAGTTATCCTCACGTGGTCTGGACCCCCCCGCCAGTGTGGGAATCCACTGACCTGGCAAACTCAGGCTGTAGATTACGTTTAGCATGGACTCCCTGTTTTGCATTCTCACTATCACCAGCCCGATTGCTCCCCCAACTGTTGTTGCTACTAGATGCTGCACCATATGAGCCCTCCTTAGCTTTGCCATTACGCCCAGGTGAAGCCCTAAGCCATTCCCCCCATTGAGAAGAGGAGTCAGGGGCATGGTTTTGGGTACCGGGCGGAATATTCGGATACCGCCCGATTACCGCGTTTCTCGCCACCCCACGAGAAACCTACATACCGAGCGAAttcttttgaattttttcaaaCTTTTTGAATTTAAACTCTGagtaatgctacatccacgtaaagaATTTTACGTGTTTTACGTAACCTGCCACATGGACAATTGTGATTGGAGAAGGGGGAGGAAGGGGCCCccgcccacctgaaaatcagggggggcgaGAGAGTTATTGGGAAGGTTACGTAGAACGTTTCGTAAAGCTACGTAGGTGTAGGATTATCGTTAAACTCTGGTACTTAGGTTTAGATACTTTAGGAACTCATTTTAAACAAATAGCGAGCTGTGGCGTAGTGGTAAGCGTGTCCTTCCTAGCTTTTTCTGAAGTCTTGAGCTCGAGTCCCATTGCTGCTCGTGTTTTTAAACAATGTTTATGATAAAAAGAAAGAAGCTGTGAAAATAATTGTTGCTGTGGCGATTCGATCTTGCAACCTCGAGGAAACAGTTATACATACACTACCTAACCACTGCACCAGGCTGGTGCTGGTGACAAAACTGAGTCCAGAACTAATCTATACaatattaaaaaaattgaattcaaaattcaaattcaaattgtaaCCGAGAATTTCGGTGGCCCNNNNNNNNNNNNNNNNNNNNNNNNNNNNNNNNNNNNNNNNNNNNNNNNNNNNNNNNNNNNNNNNNNNNNNNNNNNNNNNNNNNNNNNNNNNNNNNNNNNNNNNNNNNNNNNNNNNNNNNNNNNNNNNNNNNNNNNNNNNNNNNNNNNNNNNNNNNNNNNNNNNNNNNNNNNNNNNNNNNNNNNNNNNNNNNNNNNNNNNNNNNNNNNNNNNNNNNNNNNNNNNNNNNNNNNNNNNNNNNNNNNNNNNNNNNNTACAAGTCGGCCACACTCAAAGCAAAAATGGGCACCTTCTCATAGTAAAAGTCATACCATCTCCGAACCTTATCCTCTGGATGCCTCTTACAAGCGGATCATAAAACTGAGATTTTTGTACGAACCCTTAGCTGGTTACCTCTTGCCATCCCATCTTTATCCACATCCACTCTGATTGCCTGTCCCAACTAGTTCCCTGGTGCTTCACCAAAAGCTTTTGTCCTCCTGTCTAGTGGGAGATCAACCACTCGAACCCAGACATCAATTGAGTCGAAAACCATCTCCGACGGCCTAGTGTTACCTTCATAATCTTTCATAATCAGTACGTTAAAATCATATTGCCGAGGCCCGTTGTTCAGTGCATGCTTCTAGTCCCCCTCACTGCCAAAGTGAACCACAAATTTATTTCCGCCTAGATCCCTGAACTGAGCTTCACGATGCAATCCCCACGCTCTATGCATGGTTTTTTTCTAAAGCAATTTTCACCATTGGTTTCGATGAGCAGACCTTGCCTACTGCCGACCAACGAGAATTCTTCGGCACCACATGCTCTGGTTCAGGAAAAACCATCCCCTCAGCCTCCTTATCCATTAAGACCACCCCCCCAAGCCCCGCAGAGAGACTCGACGTCGGATCCGGAGTTTTGCTCGCAATTGGGGATTTGGAGCATCTCCGACTAGCTGAATCTCCAAGGTTGCGCGGGGGAGTGTTGGTCACCACCGCGCCCGCTGTCGCAGCTTTCTTCTGGTTTGAAGCCATTGCTGTGTTCTGCCCCATAGATGGGTTCATCGATGTCCTCTTGTCGGTGGTCGCCGTTCCTACCGGTGTAGCCTTGGCCACCGACGACTCCTTCCTTGGATTGGCTCCGCCCCCGGTTGAAGCCGATCGAGGGGTTGCCCGTCGATTTTGGAGTAGCCGCCGCCGCAACCCCGGATGCCATCTTCTCTGAAGTCCTCAACGATCTCCCGTCTTCCCGCTCCGCCATTAGCACCGCCCCTAGCGAAGGGAAACACCACCGGTCTGTGTCCAGGGAAGCGCCATCGCCGCCCTATCCACCACCGTAAGCTCACCACCCCCGCTggcaaaaccctaaccctagcacagccTAGCAATCGCCCGCCTATCGCCTTAGCGTTTTTTCCGCGTGGTGGCCCCTCCTTGTACGAGGCCTACTCCTTGTAGGTTATCACTAATCTAACTGATGTGTTATGCCCAGCATACATGGCGCTGCACCGGAGTCGGCAGCGCGAAAAGTATCCGGTCCGTCAATTTCTGATCTGTCTGCCTGCCGCCGAATTAACAACCACGTTGAAATTTTCGTGCAGTCCCTCGACGAGCACGTGTTCTTGGTGCCAAAGTCGACCAGAAAGAAGCACCCCACGTCCCCCCTATTTGACAGCAACAGCCCACAGGACGCGCGATTCCTATAAATCAAACCCATCTCACCACCTCCTAATCCATCAGCGTTTCATTATTCCTGCAACCAACACCCGATCAACTAGCAGAGGCACTGCGAGCTAGCCAGGCTTCCAGAGCGTACAGGGCGACCGATCGATCCATCGACCGACCGGCAAGCAATGGCGGCGACAGGGAGCGCTAAGGGCCTACGGTTCGCTGCAGCGTGCGGCGTTCTCAGCCGCTGCATCAAGGCGGCGGAGGCGCGGCCGGCGGCCACGGTGGTCCTCCCCCTCATGCCCGGAGCGGAAGTGCCCGCGCGAGACGAGCAAGCGGCAGGTCCTGCGCCGGCGAACGCGCAGATGACCATCTTCTACGGCGGGCAGGTGCTGGTGCTGGACGAGGTCCCGGCCGACAGGGCGGCCGAGCTGCTCCGTGTCGCTGCCGCTGCAGGCACCAAGAGAGGGGACGGCGAGGCAGCGGATGGCGACCTGCCCATGGCGAGGAAGGCGTCCCTGCAGCGGTTCATGGAGAAGCGCAAGGGAAGGGTCGCCGCGCGCGCCGTCCCCTACAGCCGCCCCGACGGCGGCGCGGCCTCTTGTAACCGTCTCACGCTTACGCTCTGATTCGTGTTAAGCTTAGAGGCTCACCAAGTGTACATGCTTAGCTGTTTTATTGGAGCTCGCCAATAAACTGTATACTGCAAATATATATCACCATTGACATTAAACTGAGTGTTCCCATGAGACTACTGTACTTGTTTCGATCCCACTACACACAGATCACAGGAACTACTGTCACAATGTCCAGGAACGGATTTCTCAACCACAGGAACAACTACACAGAGAGGCTGAATTCAAGTGAGATCCCCCTTGCCAGAGTACTTCGGTTCAGTTCTATGATCCACCTCACCTGTTCTGCTCGCTGTCTTATACAATTGTGGCCCAGCAGTGTGCATGTCAGGCTTGGACTGCATCGGCCCTTCTGAATAAGTGTCGCTTGGATCAAGTTCAGTTTCATCAGACACCTCTTTTGACAGTCGCCGTTTTTCCTCATCTTGTTCCAGTTCTGTGTCCTTGACTATTGAACGCGTATGTCATTGCCTCTGGGTTGTTATACTACTGCACTGCAGTATAAAGCTTTGTAAAAAGGCAGGTGCAAATTCAAGTTTGATGGATTTACAAAAACGGTGAACAGGCATGTGAACagaaattcaagctttgtagaaagGCATGTGAACATTTTTAAGATTTGCCTAATCTGTCAATAGAACAGAAATTTGATATTTACAAAAATGGTGTGGCGCGAATGATAGCAAGAAATTTAAATGTTTCTAATAATTATTTTTCCTGCACAAAATATATGCCAGGGCCCCACCCTTGATGTGCGTGATGACAATCGACAGCATCCAAGAGGTGTCACGGTCCTATATCAGGATGGAACAAATTAGTCCCAAACCGAAAGAAATGGGAGGATAAAATGTTCTCGGTGTGTGAGTAAGATTCAACAAACCAAGGTTTACGGAGGAGGTACAATCCGGAGAAGAGAGTCAAGGATGAGAAGAGTACAGGTCAAAGGTAGAGGAGCGAGAGATTGTACACTCGTCTGGTACAAAAGGAAGAAGTAgccggaggaggaagaaggccAAGCCAGGCCtattttgctcttttttttgcggaAAGGTCTATTTTGTTCAATGCCTCATTTGCTTGtcattgcttgcctgttgtagccgGAAAATCCTATTTAACGCGTTTTGCGTCAAATTGTCGGGGTGTCGCACGCGCGGTCCAAGCGATCGACCGAGACGGCTGGGCCGTTAG
It contains:
- the LOC119341160 gene encoding protein TIFY 11e-like — encoded protein: MAATGSAKGLRFAAACGVLSRCIKAAEARPAATVVLPLMPGAEVPARDEQAAGPAPANAQMTIFYGGQVLVLDEVPADRAAELLRVAAAAGTKRGDGEAADGDLPMARKASLQRFMEKRKGRVAARAVPYSRPDGGAASCNRLTLTL